In Hevea brasiliensis isolate MT/VB/25A 57/8 chromosome 13, ASM3005281v1, whole genome shotgun sequence, a single genomic region encodes these proteins:
- the LOC110638298 gene encoding EG45-like domain containing protein → MSLTTPARLLPWSSLFLFLLIISQFLSSSHGDVGTAAQYSPPYLPTTCFGNDASQFPSNNLFAAAGNGIWDNGASCGREYLVRCISATVAGSCQPGQTIQIKIVDYALSTPTSPSASGTTIVLSETAFGNIANSSATSINIEFQQV, encoded by the exons atGTCTTTAACAACCCCAGCTCGTCTCCTCCCATGGTCATCTCTCTTCCTCTTCTTATTGATAATCTCACAGTTTCTCTCTTCTTCTCACGGTGACGTCGGCACAGCTGCCCAGTATAGCCCCCCATATTTAC CCACCACCTGCTTCGGCAACGACGCGTCGCAGTTTCCTTCGAATAATTTGTTCGCGGCGGCCGGCAATGGAATATGGGACAATGGGGCATCCTGTGGGAGAGAGTATTTGGTCAGGTGCATTAGTGCCACGGTTGCCGGTTCTTGTCAACCAGGTCAAACGATTCAAATAAAAATCGTTGATTATGCTCTTTCAACGCCCACCTCGCCATCGGCAAGCGGCACGACCATTGTATTGTCCGAAACTGCTTTTGGGAATATTGCTAATTCATCTGCTACTTCCATCAATATAGAATTTCAACA GGTATAA